ATAATAATGCTTAACTTTTTCCCGCTAAGCTTTTCAAGTTCCTTTCCGATTTTTAAGGCACTTGCATCCGGGTTTTCAGGGGGGTACAGTAAAAACCCGTTCTCAATATTAGACTCGTCAATTCCTGCATTAACACAGGTGTGCCCTGCGAGAGTCGTCACAAGCATAAAAGGTGTCTCGACAAAGACTTCCCTGCTCTTTGAAAGGACCGCCTGTATAAAACGAGGATCTTTTCCTGTCCGGGCTGCAATTTCAAGAGCTTCTTCTCCAGGGGTGATATCTTCGAGCCTGAAAATTTCCCCTTCGGCTTTTGCAACAATGGTTGATGCAATAATCATAATGTCTCTGTCCTGAAGTCCAATTTTCTCACAGATGATGGAGGGCAGGTTGTCTCCTTCATGTATGAGAGGGATT
This window of the Methanosarcina mazei S-6 genome carries:
- a CDS encoding coenzyme F420-0:L-glutamate ligase, which translates into the protein MKFEAIAVEKIPLIHEGDNLPSIICEKIGLQDRDIMIIASTIVAKAEGEIFRLEDITPGEEALEIAARTGKDPRFIQAVLSKSREVFVETPFMLVTTLAGHTCVNAGIDESNIENGFLLYPPENPDASALKIGKELEKLSGKKLSIIITDTNGRAFKIGQTGVAIGIYNIKPVKRWIGEKDLFGKVLEITEQAIADELAGAANLLMGEGAGGIPVVIIRGLDYYCEGDTSIKESYRPENMDVIKQGLRCLRNKK